Proteins from one Leptospira saintgironsiae genomic window:
- a CDS encoding phthiocerol/phthiodiolone dimycocerosyl transferase family protein, with product MQNLKESERPQGQFIRSLDQAEANFWLYDRASSMNFCVMAEGEGSFSEENLRKALDLIQNKHALAKVQILKQAGQDSHLYFATSDKKIPIQKDFYSPDWKSKLAKETIRLFELGDSPLIRTIFYTSGNSKFAIGVIFHHSIGDGRSGCRFLLDVLRASTGEADEIEEDSEYSSLMELYPAEELYKGGPKPEKPLIIPQFTRKKEEQDPEIISFYLEEEDVNSLLKTSKQKKISFHGILGASQVTALADFFDKSQEGVLYLSTPADLRPHLSHPVPDSALGLYISLFTTPVNIRDSFDIKAKAIMNDVRARIGRREGRAFYELLPPSEQFLEKEDGLKLFQLLMNRNPQASLLSNVGIIPVLASEEIKVKELSFTVHPALTQTVFTTVTTYENRMAININYDKNRWKEEDISQFAYSFRKNILSNL from the coding sequence ATGCAAAATTTAAAAGAATCTGAAAGACCCCAAGGTCAATTCATTCGATCCTTAGACCAAGCGGAGGCAAATTTCTGGTTATATGACCGCGCCTCCTCTATGAACTTCTGTGTAATGGCAGAAGGAGAAGGTTCTTTTTCAGAAGAAAATTTACGCAAAGCTCTGGACCTTATCCAAAACAAACATGCGTTAGCTAAGGTTCAGATCTTAAAACAAGCCGGACAAGATTCTCATTTATACTTTGCAACCTCAGACAAAAAAATCCCGATCCAAAAAGATTTCTATTCTCCGGATTGGAAATCTAAATTAGCCAAGGAAACTATCCGACTTTTTGAATTGGGAGATTCTCCTTTAATCAGAACTATATTTTATACTTCCGGAAATTCTAAATTTGCGATTGGTGTTATCTTTCATCATAGTATTGGAGATGGAAGATCGGGTTGTAGATTTCTTTTAGATGTACTCAGAGCAAGTACAGGCGAAGCAGACGAAATCGAAGAAGATTCAGAATATTCTTCTCTAATGGAATTATATCCCGCAGAAGAATTGTATAAAGGAGGACCAAAACCGGAAAAACCTCTGATCATTCCTCAATTCACTCGCAAAAAGGAAGAACAAGATCCTGAGATCATTAGTTTTTATTTAGAAGAAGAAGATGTAAATTCTCTATTAAAAACTTCTAAACAAAAGAAGATCTCCTTTCATGGGATCTTGGGCGCTTCTCAAGTAACCGCACTTGCAGATTTTTTTGATAAAAGCCAAGAAGGAGTATTATATCTTTCTACTCCAGCCGATCTACGACCTCATTTGAGTCATCCTGTGCCTGATTCTGCATTAGGACTTTATATTTCTCTATTCACTACTCCTGTAAATATCAGAGATTCTTTTGATATAAAGGCAAAGGCGATCATGAATGATGTAAGGGCTCGTATTGGAAGAAGGGAAGGCAGAGCATTTTACGAATTACTTCCTCCTTCCGAACAATTTTTAGAAAAAGAAGATGGATTAAAACTTTTCCAATTGCTGATGAATCGAAATCCTCAAGCTAGTTTGTTGAGCAATGTAGGAATTATTCCTGTTTTGGCATCTGAAGAAATAAAAGTGAAAGAACTTTCTTTTACAGTGCATCCTGCCTTAACCCAAACAGTTTTTACGACTGTTACAACTTACGAAAATAGAATGGCAATCAATATAAACTACGATAAGAATCGTTGGAAAGAAGAGGATATCTCTCAGTTTGCATATTCTTTCCGAAAGAATATACTTTCGAATTTGTAG